In a genomic window of Alcanivorax sp.:
- the lnt gene encoding apolipoprotein N-acyltransferase: MRHRLLALIAGLLFPLAFAPYDLWPLLFVSVAAGFWCQQQASSGKEAFLRGWLYGLGMFGFGVSWVHVSMHDYGFMPLWMAIPFTAIFAAFLALFYGLTFSLSWRLGRSALVFAGIWLLLDWLRGWFLTGFPWLYAGYALIDTPLASLAPIGGVWLLTLATVLLSATLIQLRQPGTLRWVAAGLSVLVLITAAAGHLLTFTHANGPQQKVALVQGNIPQDLKWQIAMRGETRRIYHELTRDIPADTLVLWPESAMTEFYQTITDFIEDEGQQLADRDGALITGIPWRTVSDAGITYHNSIAAIPLRDSDDSHERVYHKQKLVPFGEYVPMQSLIRGLIPFFDLPMSGFTPGDPSQPNLTVLGHTVAPFICYEILYPQLVASRSHDADVLVTISNDAWFGTSAGPVQHFQMARLRALETGRWLLRGTNNGVTAVIDHRGQVVDALPQFERDVLYSQYQPRTGITPFMALGVWPWLALSVMLLLPAMLKRKKQQFDI; this comes from the coding sequence ATGCGCCACCGTCTGCTGGCCCTGATCGCCGGCCTGCTGTTCCCCCTTGCCTTCGCTCCCTATGACCTGTGGCCACTGCTGTTCGTCAGCGTGGCCGCCGGCTTCTGGTGCCAGCAACAGGCCAGCTCCGGCAAGGAAGCCTTCCTGCGCGGCTGGCTCTACGGCCTGGGCATGTTCGGTTTCGGCGTGTCCTGGGTGCATGTGTCCATGCACGACTATGGCTTCATGCCGTTGTGGATGGCGATTCCCTTTACGGCGATTTTCGCTGCCTTTCTGGCGTTGTTCTATGGGCTGACGTTTTCCCTGAGCTGGCGCCTGGGGCGTTCGGCACTGGTGTTTGCCGGTATCTGGCTGCTGCTGGACTGGCTGCGTGGCTGGTTCCTGACTGGTTTTCCCTGGCTGTATGCCGGCTATGCATTGATTGACACGCCGCTGGCCAGCCTGGCCCCCATCGGCGGCGTCTGGCTGCTGACCCTTGCCACGGTGTTGCTCAGCGCCACCCTGATCCAGCTGCGCCAGCCCGGCACACTCCGCTGGGTAGCCGCCGGCCTGTCGGTGCTGGTGCTGATCACCGCCGCTGCCGGTCACTTGCTGACGTTCACCCATGCCAACGGCCCGCAGCAAAAGGTGGCGCTGGTGCAGGGCAATATCCCCCAGGATCTGAAGTGGCAGATTGCCATGCGCGGCGAGACCCGTCGCATCTACCACGAACTGACCCGGGACATCCCCGCCGACACCCTGGTGCTGTGGCCGGAATCGGCCATGACCGAGTTCTACCAGACCATCACCGATTTTATCGAGGACGAAGGTCAGCAACTGGCAGACCGTGACGGCGCCCTGATCACCGGCATTCCCTGGCGCACCGTGAGTGATGCCGGTATCACCTACCACAACAGCATTGCCGCCATTCCCCTGCGTGACAGTGACGACAGCCACGAGCGGGTCTACCACAAGCAGAAACTGGTGCCCTTTGGCGAATACGTACCCATGCAGTCACTGATTCGCGGCCTGATCCCCTTCTTCGATCTGCCCATGTCCGGCTTCACACCGGGTGATCCGAGTCAGCCAAACCTGACGGTGCTGGGCCATACCGTGGCCCCCTTTATCTGCTACGAGATTCTCTATCCGCAACTGGTGGCCAGCCGCAGCCATGATGCGGATGTGCTGGTGACCATCAGCAACGACGCCTGGTTCGGCACCTCCGCCGGCCCGGTCCAGCATTTCCAGATGGCCCGGTTGCGTGCCCTGGAAACCGGCCGCTGGCTGCTGCGCGGCACCAACAATGGCGTCACCGCCGTCATCGACCACCGTGGCCAGGTGGTAGACGCCCTACCCCAATTCGAGCGCGATGTGCTGTACAGCCAGTATCAGCCACGCACCGGTATCACGCCGTTCATGGCCCTTGGCGTCTGGCCCTGGCTGGCGCTTTCGGTAATGCTGTTACTGCCCGCCATGCTGAAAAGGAAGAAGCAGCAGTTCGACATATAA
- a CDS encoding MBL fold metallo-hydrolase has translation MSRPIVKAFFDNDTNTVSYVVTDPETRHCAIVDSVLDYAPNAGRTSHDSASQIVAYVKQENLTVDWLLETHVHADHLSAAPWIQQQVGGKLAIGEHIRTVQDTFGKIFNAGTEFARDGRQFDHLFTDGETYQVGNLEARAIHTPGHTPACMSHVIGDAVFVGDTLFMPDYGTARCDFPGGDARTLYQSVQKLLALPDDTRMFLCHDYLPDSRSEFQWETTVGDQRRDNIHVHEGISEDEFVRMRERRDATLDMPRLILPSVQINMRAGHLPPEEDNGVSYLKIPLNAL, from the coding sequence ATGTCTCGCCCAATCGTTAAAGCCTTTTTCGACAACGACACCAACACCGTCAGCTATGTGGTGACGGACCCGGAAACCCGGCACTGCGCCATTGTGGACTCGGTGCTGGACTACGCCCCTAACGCCGGGCGCACCAGCCACGACAGCGCCAGCCAGATCGTGGCGTACGTCAAACAGGAAAACCTCACCGTGGACTGGCTGCTGGAAACCCATGTGCATGCGGATCACCTTTCCGCCGCACCCTGGATTCAGCAACAGGTGGGCGGCAAGCTGGCCATTGGCGAACACATTCGTACCGTGCAGGACACCTTCGGCAAGATCTTCAACGCCGGTACCGAGTTCGCCCGGGACGGCCGCCAGTTCGACCACCTGTTTACCGATGGCGAGACCTACCAGGTCGGCAACCTCGAAGCGCGGGCCATTCACACCCCCGGCCATACCCCGGCCTGCATGAGCCATGTGATCGGCGATGCCGTCTTTGTGGGCGACACCCTGTTCATGCCGGACTATGGCACCGCCCGCTGTGACTTCCCCGGCGGTGATGCCCGCACCCTCTACCAGTCCGTTCAGAAACTGCTGGCCCTGCCAGACGACACCCGCATGTTCCTCTGCCACGACTACCTGCCGGACAGCCGCAGCGAGTTCCAGTGGGAAACCACCGTGGGCGACCAGCGCCGCGACAATATCCACGTGCACGAAGGCATTTCCGAGGACGAGTTTGTCCGCATGCGCGAACGCCGCGACGCCACCCTGGACATGCCCCGGCTGATTCTGCCTTCGGTACAGATCAATATGCGCGCCGGCCACCTTCCTCCCGAGGAAGACAATGGCGTGAGCTACCT